The genomic stretch CGCAATCAATAGGATATTTCAGATTGAGCGGAGTAAATGATATGTATTTGATGTGGCGCAGTCTACGGGATATTTTCGAGTTGAGGAATCGGTATGATAAAAATATCATGAAGCAGTCTTTTTATGGCGCAGTCATTAGGATCTTGTCGACATGACGCATTACATAGAATAAATTAACCAAGACGAAATCGAtggaaatttttcgatataggGCAGTCAACAGGCTTTTTACgatatggcgcagtcaataggctAACTCCAAATTGGCGCAGCTAATAGGATTTTCACgatatggcgcagtcaataggataacTCCAAATTGGCGCAGCCAATAGGATTTTCACgatatggcgcagtcaataggataactccaaattggcgcagtcaatggAATATCTCAGAAGTTGAAcgtatttttcaatagaatgaTGAAAGTTAATTTTGTATTGTCGACATGACGCATTACATAGAATAAATTAACCAAGACGAAATCGAtggaaatttttcgatataggGCAGTCAACAGGCTTTTTACgatatggcgcagtcaataggctAACTCCAAATTGGCGCAGCCAATAGGATTTTCACGATATGGCGCAGTTAATAGGATAACTccaaattggcgcagtcaatggAATATCTCAGAAGTTGAAcgtatttttcaatagaatgaTGAAAGTTAATTTTGTATTGTCGACATGACGCATTACATAGAATAAATTAACCAAGACGAAATCGAtggaaatttttcgatataggGCAGTCAACAGGCTTTTTACgatatggcgcagtcaataggctAACTCCAAATTGGCGCAGCCAATAGGATTTTCACGATATGGCGCAGTTAATAGGATAACTccaaattggcgcagtcaatggAATATCTCAGAAGTTGAAcgtatttttcaatagaatgaTGAAAGTTAATTTTGTATTGTCGACATGACGCATTACATAGAATAAATTAACCAAGACGAAATCGAtggaaatttttcgatataggGCAGTCAACAGGCTTTTTACgatatggcgcagtcaataggataacTCCAAATTGGCGCAGCCAATAGGATTTTCACgatatggcgcagtcaataggataactccaaattggcgcagtcaatggAATATCTCAGAAGTTGAAcgtatttttcaatagaatgaTGAAAGTTAATTTTGTATTGTCGATATGACGCATTACATAGAATAAATTAACCAAGACGAAATCGAtggaaatttttcgatataggGCAGTCAACAGGCTTTTTACgatatggcgcagtcaataggctAACTCCAAATTGGCGCAGCCAATAGGATTTTCACgatatggcgcagtcaataggataacTCCAAATTGGCGCAGCCAATAGGATTTTCACgatatggcgcagtcaataggataactccaaattggcgcagtcaatggGATATCTCAGAAGTTGAAcgtatttttcaatagaatgaTGAAAGTTAATTTTGTATTCGGCCGTTTCATCGAACTAGATGTATGCTTTATAAGCAAAtgattttttactaatattgtATCACTTACACTGGTAACTGCTATATTCATTTaaacaaattcatttaaaaaattcaactaattcaataaatatttaaaaattcaattcaagctataaataaatttcttgtaaAGTCGgaatcattttttcaatgtaaatttacgattaattcaacaataaatcacagaatacaatgaaatttagaagaaaaatacaagaaaaagttcaaatttttagaaaaatttatgtCAAACTTCATCTAAGACGTTTGTATATATAGGACAAACTACGAGCACAGCGACTAAAAGATTTAAAGAACATCAAATAACATAATAAAGCATAATAAGTCAATGAACTAACTAAGAAACTACAGAATGTCCCAGAAggagtaataaatattatattttcgtatttttttaaatataccaaCATGTTTTGGTCCTCGGGGGACACATTTTACTTTTTTCCAgtattttaattctaatttttcgcaaaaattgataaaaaaaaaattaagtacgtaatatataataatatttgaatatcactattcttttttttttgagaattcgACCCAATTTACGAAATTGCCATCAcggaaatagaaaatttcaaataatactgATCTagagtattgaaaaaaaaaaattttttttaaagtgatGACAATCGATCTAAAGCGCTATCAATCTAGTTTTACTATTCTGCCAACGTTGTTGCAACTTCTTATGCTCCTCCATTTCCTTTTCGGAAACGTGCCGAACTTGCCCGCTGAATTTTCGAGGATCAAAATTTGCTCCGATGTTTTGAACGCCCTTAGCCAATTTACTCAACGGCGATAATACctttagaaaatacaaatttgaaaaaccaaagaaagaaaaaagtttgTCTGAAAAGATTCCGAAATTAAGCCATTTTATGCACCAGATTCgacaaaaagtgatttttcgTACAGATCGGAAAGCTTTTCGGACAAACCACCTAATTCGATAAGATTTCTTACCAGATCTTTGGTGGTCTCTAGAGAAGTCACGTTCAATTTCTTTAGAGCTGATTCACTCTGGGACTGCGTTATGTTCAATTGAACATCGTAATCCGATGTGGATCTATCGATCTGCTTGTACTCTACCTACAAAATGTCAGTCCGAATAAATTCGATGCGACAGGATAAATGGCGCAGTCAATGGGATAAATTATaaatggcgcagtcaataggatagaaataattatggagcagtcaataggatagaaataattatggcgcagtcaataggatagaaataattatggagcagtcaataggatagaaataattatggcgcagtcaatgggataaattataaatggcgcagtcaataggatagaAATAATTATGGCGCAGTCAATGGGATAAATTATAAATGGCGAGGTCAATAGGATAGAAATAATTATGGCGCAGTCAATGGGATAAATTATaaatggcgcagtcaataggatagaaataattatggcgcagtcaatgggataaattataaatggcgcagtcaataggatagaaataattatggcgcagtcaatgggataaattataaatggcgcagtcaataggatagaAATAATTGTGGCGCAGTCAATGGGATAAATTATaaatggcgcagtcaataggatagaaataattatggcgcagtcaatgggataaattataaatggcgcagtcaatagcaTAGAAATAATTATGGCGCAGTCAATGGGATAAATTTGTTATGGAAAAGTAAGTAGGATGTAATTTGGGACGGTTAACAGGATATTTCATACAAATCACAACTACAAACCTTGTctttaatgtcattaaattcCAAAGACGATTTACTGAGCTTTTTATccaaattggaatttttgttacaataatCAGACGTATTTTCTGAATTAATTCGAATTTCCGGCGTCGGATTCAAACCGGAACTGATGGAAACGCTCTGCATTATACTAGATAATTGAATATCGTCCATATGGGAGGAACCCGCTCGACTCAATAAATTCCGTCGTTGTTCCAACAGGTTCGCCGGATCGGTTTTTTTGCCCATGACTATTCCTACGCTCGGTAAAAACGTATCAACTTTTTGAGGTAAATCGATTATATCTTCGGTCATTTCCAAACCTATAATAATTCGGAGTTTGTTGTTTTCGTTCCGAGTGGCGATGCGCTCAATTCGACTCACCTTGTTCGATAGTTCTGTTTGTAGATGAATCTACGGCGTGAGGTAAAATACCAGTTTGTATGTCTGGTTGGAAGATGGAAGTTTCGTATTCTTCGTCCGAATCACTGGAAGTTTCGTTTTTCGGCTTTTGCCCGACGACAAATTTCGGTTTCGGTTTGAATTTGCTCGTTTTGAAACTGTTGCCGATTTTATTGAGTTTGGAAAATTGTTCGGTGACGTTAGATATCGCCTTGGATCcttaaaatatttctcaaatacATAAAATGGATATGAAACTAAtcaaatgaatgaataattgGACAAACTACTGTGAAATATGAGTCGTGCTTCTCTAATACACTAAGGGGAAAGGGGGGGGGGGGTTATTGGCGCAGGCGACAGGATACTTtcaaattggcgcagtcaacaGGATTTTCTCAGATTGGCACAGTGATATTTTCGAATTTACGCATTCAATCGAATTTTTGCGACATGTGGCAGACGATGGGATATTTTCGAATTTGGACAATCAATAGATTACTTTCTAATTTGCGCCGCGAACAAGATTTATTTAATGTGGCGCAATcaacaagatattttcaaaattggcgCGGTCAATAGGATTATCGTGATATTGAGTAGCCGTTGGGAAATTTTCGAATTTGcggaaatttttttcgaatttgcgcaatttttttcgaatttgcgcagccaaaatttctttgaaatggCGCAGTCAACATGATTTTATCGGTTTGACGCACCGAATAGGACATTTTcgaattggcgcagtcaataagAATTTCGTGATGTTGAGTGTAGCCGctagaaaattttcgaatttgcgcaatttttttcgaatttgcgCAGCCAACATGATTTTATCGGTTTGACGCACCGAATAGGACATTTTCGAATTGGTGCAGTCAATAGGATTTTCGTGATATTGAGTAGCCGCTGGGAAATTTTCGAATTTGCGCAAAAATGTTTTCGAATTTGCGCAGccaaaatttctttgaaatggCGCAGTCAACATGATCTTATCGGTTTGACGCACCGAATAGCACATTTTCGAATTGGCGCAGTCGATAGGATTTTCGTGATGTTGAGTAGCCGCTGGGAAAATTTCGAATTTGcgcaatttttttcgaatttgcgCAGTCAACATGATTTTATCGGTTTGACGCACCGAATAGGACATTTTcgaattggcgcagtcaataggattttCGCGATATTGAGTAGCCGTTGGGAAATTTTCGAATTTgcgctgtttttttttaatttgcgcggccaaaatttctttgaaatggCGCAGTCAACATGATTTTATCGGTTTGACGCACCGAATAGGACATTTTCGAATTGGCGCGGTCAATAGGATTTTCGTGATATTGAGTAGCCGCTGGGAAATTTTCGAATTTGCGCAAAAATGTTTTCGAATTTGCGCAGccaaaatttctttgaaatggCGCAGTCAACATGATCTTATCGGTTTGACGCACCGAATAGGACATTTTcgaattggcgcagtcaataggattttCGTGATGTTGAGTAGCCGCtggaaaaatttcgaatttgcgcgatttttttcgaatttgcgcaaatttttttcgaatttgcgCAGTCAACATGATTTTATCGGTTTGACGCACCGAATAGGACATTTTCGAATTGGCGCAGCCATTAGGATTTTCGCGATATTGATTAGCCGTTGGGAAATTTTCGAATTTGCGcagaattttttccaatttgcataattattttcgaaattgcGCAGCCAAGAAGAGTAATTTGATTTGACGCAATCAACAGCATCTTCTCGAATTGGCGCAGTCGATAGTATTTCCGCAATATGGCGCAGCTAATAGAATATTTTCGAATTGGCGCAGTTAATAGGATTTCAACGATATGGCGCAGTCGATGGGATTTTCGCAATATGTCGCTGTCGATAGATTATTACACTACTACAGCGAGCGGTTAAGCGGGTATTGTTAAAGCGAGTTGGGAACGTATCAAAAGCGATTACTCTAAAACAATAATCGATATCGTACCATACTCACCGACGTTCTTTAAAGATAACAATTGACTTTCGGAAACATTTCGAGTCATTTGTGGTAAAGTTATATCTAAGTAGATGTTAGTATAAGACCTACCGCTGCTAATAACTTTCGATTTTCGTCTATCCAACGCTTGCCCTTGAACGAATGGAATTAGGGGTAATCCGCAAATTTCCATCGCCACAAGGAATCCTTCGCAAATCGACTTCAAGGATTCTGAAGCGCAGAGAAAGGATACGTTTGAACatgtttataattatctttattgtttgaaattgagacttattttgataattttcattttttatcaaatatttaatcataaaaacaaaaaactattttactaCAGTATACTTACAAGTATACATACAAGGgtatgtagaaaaattgaaatgtatgtTGATAAAATCgtcataaaaatcaataattcaatttaattgaacATCTGACGGAAAAATTTAagataattttcactttttattaaacattttaccataaaaacaaaaaattacgtCATTTTACAACCATATTCTTAATAGACATAAAACTTTTCAATCGACCCtcgtatacaataataaataattaaaaatttttttcgaaaaaatgtggaaaattggaaacaaaattattaaaaaactgaatcCAAACAATATCAGTAACGAAACTATTAATTCAACATACAGTGTGCagtaaaaattatgtaaaattttaataaaaatcgtaCTCACCGATTTCCTcttccaaatttttaataacaacggccatattattgaaaaatctaaaactCGTCGATCTAAACATGTGATAATACCCGCTACCACCTTGCACCTTATAATTTATCCTGATGCAATACCTGTGTTTCGAAGatttaaataaagaaacattcGATTCGGCCATACCGAATTCCAATAAAACCACATCTCTCAACATCACCTTCTGATAATTGGTAACTTTATCGACTTGATCGTCGTAATCGGCAACGAAATAATAATCGCGAGTTAGTATCAATATGGAGTCCATTTCGGTTTCGTTGGGATCGCCAGTGAACGGATCGGCATTTATTAGGCCCCATGCGCCGACTACCTCTTCCGGTTGATTTATCAACATCTTCTTACAATCTTCTATGAGAAGTTTTACGTGTTCGGCTGTAATGAAATTGTCTTCTTCGTATTGGGATGCTTTGGTTTCATTGAATATGTCTTCCGGTACGTAATTAcctaaatatttgatttaagaACTTTATATAATGTTAGGGTTAGTTAATTTTTCAACGTACCCAACATTAAATCTATTGTAGCTTGTCTAGTCGTATCCTTAAATCTACTGAGATAATATCTGCaagtaatttaacaaaaaatatgtttttattgtagATTTCGAgtggaaaaagaaaagaaactttagaaataaaagaatttacCTCGTTTCAGTTTGTTTTTAACGTATAAAAACCACTTTTATTCCCATTATTGTCTGTAAAATTCAACTAATAAGTTCGTTATAATAAGTTAGGTTACCGGATTGTGTTGTCAGAAGTTAGATGTATTCGTTTACTCTCGTTACTATTCGTTTGTCactatcaaattaaaaatttggttttttacgaaacaaaacatttgaaaacagcataatttcaaaaaatagtcccaaaaatatatataaaaggcataaatttaacaactttagatagaaattgataaaaatatatatatatagaaggATGACATGTCCTAAacaaaaacagaagaagaataACTGAAGTAGCTGTTCTCGTATAAATTCCTTTTGTCATTGTAAAATAactattagaatttttttggaacaaaatcgaattaaaaatgaaatattttgacaaaatggaatgaaaaaattgatatacaagacgtaaatttaaaaataaattactaaatGATATATAGATGGATGTAGACTATgacataaaacatcaaaaaaacagaagattgacataaaacaaatatggctactaattaataacaaacgtaagagaattatgaaaaaaactgaaaaaagacgtgtaaacattattttttttgcaccatatcaataaatacattaaaaaaatatgttagtATTGGtcaaatcaattaaattattagttattattatataaaacgaACTAAAAAATATCGGTAAGTTTACGTTTATTTTCCGTTTAGAATTTTTGTCTTTTCATGAATAAAAACTGACCTAAATATATGATAGAGGGCATTAGCTAATTCGAATTCCGGTTGAAGCGCTAAATGGGGTGCAACCGAAGGCGTTTCGTTCGGCAGGATCTCGTTAGCAATACCACCAATTTTACGtaaattaaaccaaaaatcTTGAATTTCAACTTCTTTCAATTCGACGCCTCGCATTAGATCTAAACAATATTGACGTACAGTGTCTTTGAAGTGGTTTTTGTAATATCTACAATAAGAAATTGTTTGCGTCATACAATTGATTGGGATATTGAGGGTACAACTGCCAGTGTTGAACAATCGGTCAACGTTTGGgacaaaaatacagtttttatagattttttcggccattttcaataaaattgggTACACCAAACAACAAttatacactaagaaaaatacttttcgtatctttttcttccattttcaacAATACTGGATATCATTTACTCAAAATGACAATcatacactaagaaaaataaattctttatcaatttttcgatGTTTCTTAGTGATTTTTACGAATATGGGACATCTTGTACACCAAAAGATCATTCTACAcgaagaaaaaaactatttttatgtattttttcgtGTTTTAGACAAATCTACaccaagaaaaatttattttcatatatttttcgtCCATTTCCGCCAATATTGTGGATCGTCTACACCAAACGACAATTCTACactaagaaaagtttttttatatacttttctatGTTTCCTAGTAAGTTTCACCAAACGACAATTCTACACGAGAAAAATTaggaaattacataaaaatcgACTTACCTGTTAGCGGAATTCATTCCGTCCTTCATAATTCCCGTAAATTTCCTTTCTCCCGTCCTGGTATAATCCCcctgaataaattttttttcattttaattttgaaataaaacgttTTTCCAAAAACTTATTCACCTTTAACGCGTTCGTTCCGGCATATTGTTTGCTTATGGTGTCACCGTTATTCGCCCATAACAATTGAAACGTATTCTTGATGCTATTCGGAATAACACCTTCGGGCGATATTAAACCCAATTTGCAGAACTGGATTTCCATTACTGCCTTACCAATCGCCGTCTAATATACAATACAAATGACAATCAATTCCATTCGGACactatttgaattatttctaacataaatatCCAATTATCGATTCCACCCCCAAGTTTT from Diorhabda sublineata isolate icDioSubl1.1 chromosome 5, icDioSubl1.1, whole genome shotgun sequence encodes the following:
- the LOC130444201 gene encoding phosphatidylinositide phosphatase SAC2 isoform X5, with protein sequence MIFIYLLTVNILFGGIVIQVLLFQKQNPLFDPWILPIIQGYIQIEDCKVQMDRDLVETKENRYDTFTLCIISRRSKYRAGTRYKRRGVDDDGEVANYVETEQIISYQTHEVSFVQVRGSVPIYWSQLGYKYRPPPRIDKGEAETRIAFEKHFTKEIHAYGPICVVNLIDQIGKEKVIFDAYSNHVFNYNSPFVTYATFDFHEYCRGMHFENVSILINALGDILRDMNYCWRDSQGHICSQNGVFRVNCIDCLDRTNVVQTAIGKAVMEIQFCKLGLISPEGVIPNSIKNTFQLLWANNGDTISKQYAGTNALKGDYTRTGERKFTGIMKDGMNSANRYYKNHFKDTVRQYCLDLMRGVELKEVEIQDFWFNLRKIGGIANEILPNETPSVAPHLALQPEFELANALYHIFRYYLSRFKDTTRQATIDLMLGNYVPEDIFNETKASQYEEDNFITAEHVKLLIEDCKKMLINQPEEVVGAWGLINADPFTGDPNETEMDSILILTRDYYFVADYDDQVDKVTNYQKVMLRDVVLLEFGMAESNVSLFKSSKHRYCIRINYKVQGGSGYYHMFRSTSFRFFNNMAVVIKNLEEEIESLKSICEGFLVAMEICGLPLIPFVQGQALDRRKSKVISSGRSYTNIYLDITLPQMTRNVSESQLLSLKNVGSKAISNVTEQFSKLNKIGNSFKTSKFKPKPKFVVGQKPKNETSSDSDEEYETSIFQPDIQTGILPHAVDSSTNRTIEQGLEMTEDIIDLPQKVDTFLPSVGIVMGKKTDPANLLEQRRNLLSRAGSSHMDDIQLSSIMQSVSISSGLNPTPEIRINSENTSDYCNKNSNLDKKLSKSSLEFNDIKDKVEYKQIDRSTSDYDVQLNITQSQSESALKKLNVTSLETTKDLVLSPLSKLAKGVQNIGANFDPRKFSGQVRHVSEKEMEEHKKLQQRWQNSKTRLIAL
- the LOC130444201 gene encoding phosphatidylinositide phosphatase SAC2 isoform X4, with amino-acid sequence MELFRTNDFYIFVNSEYSLWWDRHTGAFIPKTGWDLTDADDPVCLGICDGIIGTVEHCPLFDTRLLLIKESLPVGKLHGNNTVFKIKTVVFLPLSTENVDINLLPCPKHKTIEPKQNLLFDIQKNSAFTKTWGTLKNAGNTLKYTTQQAAALATSGIQKNFKEKERFEKQIIDEFYKIFNDTNSFYYSRTTDITNSLQRLCNLEKQSNNSGSTWKNVDKRFFWNDYMLKDFIQPENPLFDPWILPIIQGYIQIEDCKVQMDRDLVETKENRYDTFTLCIISRRSKYRAGTRYKRRGVDDDGEVANYVETEQIISYQTHEVSFVQVRGSVPIYWSQLGYKYRPPPRIDKGEAETRIAFEKHFTKEIHAYGPICVVNLIDQIGKEKVIFDAYSNHVFNYNSPFVTYATFDFHEYCRGMHFENVSILINALGDILRDMNYCWRDSQGHICSQNGVFRVNCIDCLDRTNVVQTAIGKAVMEIQFCKLGLISPEGVIPNSIKNTFQLLWANNGDTISKQYAGTNALKGDYTRTGERKFTGIMKDGMNSANRYYLSRFKDTTRQATIDLMLGNYVPEDIFNETKASQYEEDNFITAEHVKLLIEDCKKMLINQPEEVVGAWGLINADPFTGDPNETEMDSILILTRDYYFVADYDDQVDKVTNYQKVMLRDVVLLEFGMAESNVSLFKSSKHRYCIRINYKVQGGSGYYHMFRSTSFRFFNNMAVVIKNLEEEIESLKSICEGFLVAMEICGLPLIPFVQGQALDRRKSKVISSGSKAISNVTEQFSKLNKIGNSFKTSKFKPKPKFVVGQKPKNETSSDSDEEYETSIFQPDIQTGILPHAVDSSTNRTIEQGLEMTEDIIDLPQKVDTFLPSVGIVMGKKTDPANLLEQRRNLLSRAGSSHMDDIQLSSIMQSVSISSGLNPTPEIRINSENTSDYCNKNSNLDKKLSKSSLEFNDIKDKVEYKQIDRSTSDYDVQLNITQSQSESALKKLNVTSLETTKDLVLSPLSKLAKGVQNIGANFDPRKFSGQVRHVSEKEMEEHKKLQQRWQNSKTRLIAL
- the LOC130444201 gene encoding phosphatidylinositide phosphatase SAC2 isoform X3, with amino-acid sequence MELFRTNDFYIFVNSEYSLWWDRHTGAFIPKTGWDLTDADDPVCLGICDGIIGTVEHCPLFDTRLLLIKESLPVGKLHGNNTVFKIKTVVFLPLSTENVDINLLPCPKHKTIEPKQNLLFDIQKNSAFTKTWGTLKNAGNTLKYTTQQAAALATSGIQKNFKEKERFEKQIIDEFYKIFNDTNSFYYSRTTDITNSLQRLCNLEKQSNNSGSTWKNVDKRFFWNDYMLKDFIQPENPLFDPWILPIIQGYIQIEDCKVQMDRDLVETKENRYDTFTLCIISRRSKYRAGTRYKRRGVDDDGEVANYVETEQIISYQTHEVSFVQVRGSVPIYWSQLGYKYRPPPRIDKGEAETRIAFEKHFTKEIHAYGPICVVNLIDQIGKEKVIFDAYSNHVFNYNSPFVTYATFDFHEYCRGMHFENVSILINALGDILRDMNYCWRDSQGHICSQNGVFRVNCIDCLDRTNVVQTAIGKAVMEIQFCKLGLISPEGVIPNSIKNTFQLLWANNGDTISKQYAGTNALKGDYTRTGERKFTGIMKDGMNSANRYYLSRFKDTTRQATIDLMLGNYVPEDIFNETKASQYEEDNFITAEHVKLLIEDCKKMLINQPEEVVGAWGLINADPFTGDPNETEMDSILILTRDYYFVADYDDQVDKVTNYQKVMLRDVVLLEFGMAESNVSLFKSSKHRYCIRINYKVQGGSGYYHMFRSTSFRFFNNMAVVIKNLEEEIESLKSICEGFLVAMEICGLPLIPFVQGQALDRRKSKVISSGRSYTNIYLDITLPQMTRNVSESQLLSLKNVGSKAISNVTEQFSKLNKIGNSFKTSKFKPKPKFVVGQKPKNETSSDSDEEYETSIFQPDIQTGILPHAVDSSTNRTIEQGLEMTEDIIDLPQKVDTFLPSVGIVMGKKTDPANLLEQRRNLLSRAGSSHMDDIQLSSIMQSVSISSGLNPTPEIRINSENTSDYCNKNSNLDKKLSKSSLEFNDIKDKVEYKQIDRSTSDYDVQLNITQSQSESALKKLNVTSLETTKDLVLSPLSKLAKGVQNIGANFDPRKFSGQVRHVSEKEMEEHKKLQQRWQNSKTRLIAL
- the LOC130444201 gene encoding phosphatidylinositide phosphatase SAC2 isoform X2, which produces MELFRTNDFYIFVNSEYSLWWDRHTGAFIPKTGWDLTDADDPVCLGICDGIIGTVEHCPLFDTRLLLIKESLPVGKLHGNNTVFKIKTVVFLPLSTENVDINLLPCPKHKTIEPKQNLLFDIQKNSAFTKTWGTLKNAGNTLKYTTQQAAALATSGIQKNFKEKERFEKQIIDEFYKIFNDTNSFYYSRTTDITNSLQRLCNLEKQSNNSGSTWKNVDKRFFWNDYMLKDFIQPENPLFDPWILPIIQGYIQIEDCKVQMDRDLVETKENRYDTFTLCIISRRSKYRAGTRYKRRGVDDDGEVANYVETEQIISYQTHEVSFVQVRGSVPIYWSQLGYKYRPPPRIDKGEAETRIAFEKHFTKEIHAYGPICVVNLIDQIGKEKVIFDAYSNHVFNYNSPFVTYATFDFHEYCRGMHFENVSILINALGDILRDMNYCWRDSQGHICSQNGVFRVNCIDCLDRTNVVQTAIGKAVMEIQFCKLGLISPEGVIPNSIKNTFQLLWANNGDTISKQYAGTNALKGDYTRTGERKFTGIMKDGMNSANRYYKNHFKDTVRQYCLDLMRGVELKEVEIQDFWFNLRKIGGIANEILPNETPSVAPHLALQPEFELANALYHIFRYYLSRFKDTTRQATIDLMLGNYVPEDIFNETKASQYEEDNFITAEHVKLLIEDCKKMLINQPEEVVGAWGLINADPFTGDPNETEMDSILILTRDYYFVADYDDQVDKVTNYQKVMLRDVVLLEFGMAESNVSLFKSSKHRYCIRINYKVQGGSGYYHMFRSTSFRFFNNMAVVIKNLEEEIESLKSICEGFLVAMEICGLPLIPFVQGQALDRRKSKVISSGSKAISNVTEQFSKLNKIGNSFKTSKFKPKPKFVVGQKPKNETSSDSDEEYETSIFQPDIQTGILPHAVDSSTNRTIEQGLEMTEDIIDLPQKVDTFLPSVGIVMGKKTDPANLLEQRRNLLSRAGSSHMDDIQLSSIMQSVSISSGLNPTPEIRINSENTSDYCNKNSNLDKKLSKSSLEFNDIKDKVEYKQIDRSTSDYDVQLNITQSQSESALKKLNVTSLETTKDLVLSPLSKLAKGVQNIGANFDPRKFSGQVRHVSEKEMEEHKKLQQRWQNSKTRLIAL
- the LOC130444201 gene encoding phosphatidylinositide phosphatase SAC2 isoform X1, which translates into the protein MELFRTNDFYIFVNSEYSLWWDRHTGAFIPKTGWDLTDADDPVCLGICDGIIGTVEHCPLFDTRLLLIKESLPVGKLHGNNTVFKIKTVVFLPLSTENVDINLLPCPKHKTIEPKQNLLFDIQKNSAFTKTWGTLKNAGNTLKYTTQQAAALATSGIQKNFKEKERFEKQIIDEFYKIFNDTNSFYYSRTTDITNSLQRLCNLEKQSNNSGSTWKNVDKRFFWNDYMLKDFIQPENPLFDPWILPIIQGYIQIEDCKVQMDRDLVETKENRYDTFTLCIISRRSKYRAGTRYKRRGVDDDGEVANYVETEQIISYQTHEVSFVQVRGSVPIYWSQLGYKYRPPPRIDKGEAETRIAFEKHFTKEIHAYGPICVVNLIDQIGKEKVIFDAYSNHVFNYNSPFVTYATFDFHEYCRGMHFENVSILINALGDILRDMNYCWRDSQGHICSQNGVFRVNCIDCLDRTNVVQTAIGKAVMEIQFCKLGLISPEGVIPNSIKNTFQLLWANNGDTISKQYAGTNALKGDYTRTGERKFTGIMKDGMNSANRYYKNHFKDTVRQYCLDLMRGVELKEVEIQDFWFNLRKIGGIANEILPNETPSVAPHLALQPEFELANALYHIFRYYLSRFKDTTRQATIDLMLGNYVPEDIFNETKASQYEEDNFITAEHVKLLIEDCKKMLINQPEEVVGAWGLINADPFTGDPNETEMDSILILTRDYYFVADYDDQVDKVTNYQKVMLRDVVLLEFGMAESNVSLFKSSKHRYCIRINYKVQGGSGYYHMFRSTSFRFFNNMAVVIKNLEEEIESLKSICEGFLVAMEICGLPLIPFVQGQALDRRKSKVISSGRSYTNIYLDITLPQMTRNVSESQLLSLKNVGSKAISNVTEQFSKLNKIGNSFKTSKFKPKPKFVVGQKPKNETSSDSDEEYETSIFQPDIQTGILPHAVDSSTNRTIEQGLEMTEDIIDLPQKVDTFLPSVGIVMGKKTDPANLLEQRRNLLSRAGSSHMDDIQLSSIMQSVSISSGLNPTPEIRINSENTSDYCNKNSNLDKKLSKSSLEFNDIKDKVEYKQIDRSTSDYDVQLNITQSQSESALKKLNVTSLETTKDLVLSPLSKLAKGVQNIGANFDPRKFSGQVRHVSEKEMEEHKKLQQRWQNSKTRLIAL